A genomic window from Candidatus Bathyarchaeota archaeon includes:
- a CDS encoding NAD(P)-binding domain-containing protein: protein MHIAQIGTGRVGRPTAYTILCSELADKITVCDIKPGLATAFAEELKHVTASLKLDVKITACEADEEVSDADVVVVSVGKPRTPGVTMTRRDLAVQNGSIIKHVAKSLTANNPNAKHVIITNPVDAMAMVYKKYSNAKFVISTGTNLETLRFKSGLATSFNIPVTSVEGYVGGEHGTNATILWSTVKINRLPLDEYMQKTKKRLIKDEIDSYVKSVSKLIVDNIGGTEFGPAAAFRDIIRAIVMDTNEILPIASSTTVDGLPEPVFVSVPLQLGRSIGYSLYDKLSTQEKIGLKDAAKAIYQTYKTTISALEKQHQNC, encoded by the coding sequence TTGCATATTGCTCAGATAGGAACTGGAAGAGTAGGGCGACCAACTGCATATACAATTTTATGTTCAGAATTAGCAGATAAAATAACTGTTTGTGACATAAAACCCGGACTGGCAACAGCTTTTGCTGAAGAACTAAAACACGTAACAGCCAGCCTGAAATTAGATGTAAAAATAACCGCCTGTGAAGCCGATGAAGAAGTGTCTGATGCTGACGTTGTTGTTGTTTCTGTTGGAAAACCTAGAACTCCAGGCGTTACGATGACTCGACGAGATTTAGCAGTACAAAACGGATCAATCATAAAACACGTTGCCAAGTCCTTAACTGCAAATAATCCGAATGCTAAACATGTTATAATAACAAACCCTGTTGACGCTATGGCTATGGTTTACAAAAAATATTCCAACGCAAAATTTGTGATCAGCACAGGAACTAATCTAGAAACTTTAAGGTTTAAATCCGGATTAGCTACTTCATTTAACATACCTGTCACATCTGTTGAAGGTTATGTTGGAGGGGAACACGGGACAAATGCAACAATTCTCTGGTCAACCGTAAAAATCAACAGATTGCCCTTGGATGAGTATATGCAAAAAACCAAAAAACGTCTTATCAAGGACGAAATTGACTCATACGTAAAATCCGTTTCAAAACTTATTGTAGATAACATAGGTGGAACAGAATTTGGACCTGCAGCCGCATTTAGAGACATAATTCGAGCAATAGTAATGGACACTAACGAAATTTTGCCCATTGCTTCATCAACAACTGTTGATGGATTACCCGAACCTGTATTTGTAAGTGTGCCACTTCAATTAGGGCGTTCAATTGGGTATTCATTATATGACAAACTTTCGACCCAAGAAAAAATCGGATTAAAAGATGCAGCAAAAGCAATATACCAAACATACAAAACCACAATTAGTGCATTAGAAAAACAACACCAAAATTGCTGA
- the rfbD gene encoding dTDP-4-dehydrorhamnose reductase, translating into MKIAIIGSNGQLGTDLVKIFETNHEVVPLTHKDIEVADYASCMVLKKHQPDVIVNTAAFHKTDQCEEDSLKTFSVNTLGARNIATISKEINAISVYISTDYIFNGKKNKPYAEKDIPKPINTYGISKLAGECFTSQNPKHYILRIASVFGQAGASGKGGNFVETMITKAKNNDPIAVVDDMWMSPTYTKDAGEILKGMLELKIPFGVYHATNEGYCSWYQFAQEIFRLTGLTPDIKPIKTDPNYGKAKRPVFSGLTSTKLCKHKLEPRNWKKALNAYLVEKGHI; encoded by the coding sequence ATGAAAATAGCAATTATCGGTTCTAACGGACAATTAGGCACTGATTTAGTGAAAATTTTCGAAACTAATCATGAAGTTGTTCCTTTAACTCATAAAGACATTGAAGTAGCTGATTATGCCAGTTGTATGGTTTTGAAAAAACATCAACCTGATGTTATCGTAAACACTGCAGCTTTCCATAAAACAGACCAATGTGAAGAGGATTCACTGAAAACTTTTTCTGTAAACACATTAGGTGCAAGAAATATTGCGACAATTTCCAAAGAAATCAATGCGATTTCTGTGTACATAAGTACTGACTACATTTTTAATGGGAAAAAAAACAAACCCTACGCTGAAAAAGATATCCCTAAACCAATAAACACTTATGGAATCTCAAAACTAGCGGGAGAATGTTTCACAAGTCAAAACCCAAAACACTACATCTTAAGAATAGCCAGCGTATTCGGACAAGCAGGAGCTAGCGGCAAAGGCGGAAACTTTGTGGAAACAATGATAACCAAAGCAAAAAACAACGATCCTATAGCTGTTGTTGACGATATGTGGATGAGCCCTACATACACCAAAGATGCTGGGGAAATATTGAAAGGAATGTTGGAACTGAAAATTCCTTTTGGTGTGTACCATGCAACAAACGAGGGATATTGTTCATGGTATCAGTTTGCCCAAGAAATCTTTCGATTAACTGGATTGACTCCTGATATAAAACCAATAAAAACAGACCCTAATTATGGAAAAGCCAAACGCCCAGTATTCTCGGGGTTAACAAGTACAAAACTTTGTAAACACAAGTTAGAACCAAGAAACTGGAAAAAAGCCCTTAACGCATATTTAGTTGAAAAGGGACACATCTAA
- a CDS encoding NAD(P)-dependent oxidoreductase gives MGLVSITKQIVGVYLNILVTGGAGYIGSVMSRILLEKGYNVTVLDRLFFGTDSLKEVADQITIVKDDIRFFDPKLLENIDAVFDLAALSNDPCGELDQQKTLEINYKGRVRVANLAKKYNIKKYVFASTCSVYGFQDEIINEESDLNPLTTYAKASVLAEKEIIPLFDKNFSPTVLRQATVYGFSRRMRFDLAINGMTLGYYKNGKIPIMRDGKQWRPFVNIKDTSCAFIKVLETEPELVSGQIFNVGSNDQNIQIFDLAKLVAEACDLPFNYEWYGDCDTRSYRVSFNKIKDALNFKPETTIKQGAKNVFNALNSGTLNPDDPRMITVKWYKHLLEMQEFLKSTEIDGVLL, from the coding sequence TTGGGACTGGTATCAATCACCAAACAAATAGTTGGGGTATACTTGAACATTTTAGTAACTGGCGGAGCAGGGTACATCGGCTCAGTTATGAGCAGAATCCTCCTAGAAAAAGGCTACAACGTAACCGTTCTTGATCGCCTATTCTTCGGAACCGACTCGTTAAAAGAGGTAGCTGACCAAATAACCATTGTTAAAGATGACATCCGATTTTTTGACCCAAAACTCCTAGAAAATATTGATGCAGTCTTTGATTTGGCGGCTCTTTCTAACGACCCCTGTGGTGAACTTGACCAACAAAAAACCTTGGAAATAAACTACAAAGGACGTGTTCGCGTAGCAAATCTTGCAAAAAAATATAACATCAAAAAATACGTTTTTGCAAGCACCTGCAGTGTTTATGGTTTCCAAGATGAAATAATAAACGAAGAATCCGATTTGAATCCATTAACAACTTATGCAAAAGCTAGTGTACTCGCAGAAAAAGAAATTATACCCCTTTTTGACAAAAATTTTTCACCAACTGTTCTGAGACAAGCTACAGTTTATGGATTTTCACGCAGAATGCGCTTTGACTTAGCAATCAACGGAATGACATTAGGCTATTACAAAAATGGAAAAATTCCAATAATGCGTGACGGCAAACAATGGAGACCTTTCGTTAACATAAAAGATACTTCATGTGCGTTTATTAAGGTCTTAGAAACAGAACCTGAATTGGTTAGTGGGCAAATCTTTAACGTTGGAAGCAATGATCAGAACATACAAATTTTTGACCTAGCCAAACTGGTCGCCGAAGCATGTGACCTGCCCTTTAATTATGAATGGTATGGTGACTGTGACACCCGAAGTTATCGAGTGAGCTTCAACAAAATCAAAGATGCCTTGAATTTCAAACCTGAAACAACAATTAAACAAGGGGCAAAAAACGTGTTTAATGCTCTTAACAGCGGGACATTAAATCCAGATGACCCGAGGATGATAACTGTCAAGTGGTATAAACATCTTTTAGAAATGCAAGAATTCCTTAAGTCAACAGAAATAGATGGCGTTTTATTATGA
- a CDS encoding dTDP-4-dehydrorhamnose 3,5-epimerase family protein, whose amino-acid sequence MKEYALKGVKAYPINILPDERGFFSEALRTDWKEFLEDEQVNQINLSYSYPNIVRAWHKHTRGQIDHFLVVQGAMKICAYDEKTGKMAEVVASGKKPTVVRIPGQYLHGTKTVSNEPSLLVYFVNRLYDYNNPDELRVAWNDPCVVPTEINGKKNDPRVGKPWDWYQSPNK is encoded by the coding sequence ATGAAAGAATATGCACTTAAAGGAGTAAAAGCGTATCCAATTAACATTTTACCTGACGAACGCGGATTTTTCAGTGAAGCTTTAAGAACAGACTGGAAAGAATTTCTTGAAGACGAACAAGTAAACCAAATAAACTTGAGTTACAGTTATCCTAACATTGTCCGTGCATGGCACAAGCACACACGAGGTCAAATTGACCACTTTTTAGTAGTTCAAGGGGCAATGAAAATCTGTGCCTACGATGAAAAAACTGGAAAAATGGCTGAAGTTGTTGCAAGCGGCAAAAAACCAACAGTAGTGCGAATACCTGGACAATACTTGCACGGAACAAAAACGGTAAGCAATGAACCGTCATTGCTTGTGTATTTTGTTAACCGACTGTATGACTACAACAATCCTGATGAGCTTCGTGTAGCATGGAATGACCCCTGTGTAGTTCCTACAGAAATAAATGGCAAAAAAAATGATCCCCGTGTAGGCAAACCTTGGGACTGGTATCAATCACCAAACAAATAG
- a CDS encoding glucose-1-phosphate thymidylyltransferase codes for MKALVLSGGKGTRLRPLTFTLAKQLIPMANKPVLGYVLDQITQTGINQIGVIIAPETGHYVKDYIKDGKKWNSNVTYILQEPLGLAHAVKTAKPFLGQDDFIMGLGDNLQGQGLTKFVEKFETENMDALIILKQVEDPSKFGVATLDKNSNIIKLVEKPKTPESNLAIIGTYIFSNKIFKAIEQIKPSWRGELEITDAIQEMINMGFKVKAEILNSWWIDTGKKDDILTANAKVLDEYMQQQINGTVENSKIEGRVAIQKTAKIINSTIRGPCAIGSDCIIENSFVGPYTSIGNGTKIVDSAIEYSVVLENAQITGVDRLEESLIGKNAKITRNHKNGCLKLHVGDYSEVEL; via the coding sequence TTGAAAGCATTAGTACTCAGTGGCGGCAAAGGAACCCGGCTGCGACCTTTAACGTTTACTTTAGCAAAACAGCTAATTCCAATGGCTAACAAACCTGTTCTTGGTTACGTCTTAGACCAGATAACCCAAACAGGAATCAACCAAATTGGTGTGATAATAGCTCCTGAAACTGGACATTACGTTAAAGACTACATCAAAGACGGAAAAAAATGGAACTCAAATGTGACATACATTCTGCAAGAACCTTTGGGGCTAGCCCATGCAGTCAAAACTGCTAAACCCTTTCTTGGACAAGACGATTTCATAATGGGTTTGGGTGATAACTTACAAGGGCAAGGATTAACAAAATTTGTTGAAAAATTCGAAACAGAAAACATGGACGCACTAATCATACTAAAACAAGTAGAAGATCCATCAAAGTTTGGAGTTGCAACACTCGACAAAAACTCCAACATAATAAAACTGGTTGAAAAACCCAAAACCCCTGAATCAAACCTTGCAATAATTGGCACTTATATTTTTTCAAACAAAATTTTCAAAGCAATAGAACAAATTAAACCCTCATGGCGGGGAGAACTTGAAATCACTGACGCTATCCAAGAAATGATAAACATGGGATTCAAAGTAAAAGCAGAAATTTTGAACAGTTGGTGGATTGACACCGGCAAAAAAGATGACATTTTAACAGCAAACGCTAAAGTTTTGGACGAATACATGCAACAGCAAATCAATGGAACCGTTGAAAACAGCAAAATTGAAGGACGTGTTGCCATACAAAAAACTGCAAAAATAATTAACTCTACCATTCGAGGACCTTGTGCCATCGGAAGCGATTGTATTATTGAAAACTCTTTTGTTGGTCCATACACCAGCATAGGTAATGGAACAAAAATTGTTGACAGCGCCATTGAATACAGCGTTGTTTTAGAAAATGCACAAATAACGGGTGTCGATAGGCTGGAAGAAAGTTTGATAGGAAAAAATGCTAAAATAACTCGAAACCATAAGAATGGGTGTTTAAAACTTCATGTGGGTGACTACTCGGAGGTTGAATTATGA
- a CDS encoding cold shock domain-containing protein, which produces MKKGTVKKWISDRGYGFIETKKLNDRVFVHRSDLVGAAYLQEGEKVQFEIEETKQGPKATNVKPIFLSVF; this is translated from the coding sequence ATGAAAAAAGGAACAGTAAAAAAGTGGATATCTGATCGAGGATATGGATTTATTGAAACTAAAAAATTAAACGATCGAGTTTTTGTGCATCGCAGTGATTTAGTGGGTGCAGCATATCTTCAAGAAGGAGAAAAAGTCCAGTTTGAAATTGAAGAAACAAAACAAGGACCTAAAGCTACAAATGTAAAACCAATATTTTTGTCAGTGTTCTAG
- a CDS encoding cation:proton antiporter, whose translation MNDLLIFLIFLLAGIFFSELFKTLHLPYVLALIVAGIVIGPIGLDLVELTPPIVLLGSIGAIFVMFMAGLDIKIDYLVKMWKKVALCALINGGIPSFVGFLIVYIFGYDLVTSFLIGVIFISSSVAVILPTLQQKKLIFTNFGSILVGSVVIEDVISLLLISLILQISDPTSTLPLPVFMIVVVISVFLIRKYLPKIEKTFFSRARKGVEENVQFVFISLIAIAVFFELLGMHAIVAGFLVGVVLSKTIKEKPIEDKLHVLSYGVFIPIFFLKVGIETNLTVFFQANGVILLALTIVTGLILSKILSGYLCGKIMGFTQKERLLFGVSSIPQLSTSLAVTFTALERNLIDANLQVSIVFLSVTTILIAPLVVGFLTKNQNNPWANTAKELEH comes from the coding sequence TTGAACGATTTACTGATATTTTTAATCTTCTTGTTGGCAGGGATTTTCTTCTCTGAACTTTTTAAAACCCTTCATCTTCCTTACGTTCTTGCTCTTATAGTTGCAGGAATAGTAATTGGACCTATAGGCTTGGATTTAGTAGAATTAACTCCCCCAATAGTTTTGCTCGGCTCAATAGGTGCAATTTTTGTAATGTTCATGGCAGGATTAGACATCAAAATCGACTATCTGGTTAAAATGTGGAAAAAAGTCGCTTTATGTGCCTTGATTAATGGGGGGATACCCAGCTTTGTTGGATTTTTAATAGTGTACATTTTTGGGTATGACCTTGTAACTTCTTTTCTTATTGGAGTCATTTTCATTTCATCTTCAGTAGCTGTGATACTGCCCACTTTACAACAAAAGAAACTTATTTTCACCAATTTTGGATCTATCTTAGTTGGCTCAGTAGTGATCGAGGATGTAATTAGTTTATTACTTATTTCACTAATATTGCAAATTTCAGATCCTACTTCAACTTTGCCTTTGCCTGTTTTCATGATTGTCGTTGTGATATCTGTATTTTTAATACGCAAATATTTGCCAAAAATCGAAAAAACATTTTTTTCCAGAGCAAGAAAAGGTGTTGAAGAAAATGTCCAATTTGTCTTTATTTCCCTTATTGCAATTGCAGTATTTTTTGAACTTTTAGGTATGCACGCTATTGTAGCTGGATTCCTTGTTGGGGTTGTTCTTTCTAAAACAATCAAGGAAAAACCTATTGAAGACAAATTACATGTTCTCAGTTATGGAGTCTTCATTCCGATCTTCTTTTTAAAAGTAGGAATTGAAACAAACCTGACAGTTTTCTTCCAAGCAAATGGTGTCATTTTATTGGCTTTAACTATTGTTACGGGTCTAATTTTGTCTAAAATATTATCGGGTTACCTTTGTGGAAAAATAATGGGATTCACACAAAAAGAACGACTCTTGTTTGGCGTATCATCGATTCCACAGCTTTCAACTTCATTAGCGGTCACTTTTACAGCCTTGGAACGTAACTTAATCGACGCCAATCTTCAAGTTAGTATAGTATTTTTGTCGGTAACAACAATTCTAATAGCCCCTCTTGTAGTTGGTTTCTTAACCAAAAATCAGAATAACCCTTGGGCAAACACCGCAAAAGAGCTAGAACACTGA
- a CDS encoding DUF1294 domain-containing protein: MNLIQLSIPMFFLIFLNVISLITFGVDKLKSMSKRWRIPESHLLLVAFFGPFGAYVAMLLFRHKIRKIKFLLVPLFVFIQLYLIINFQLMQIA; the protein is encoded by the coding sequence ATGAATTTGATTCAACTTTCAATCCCAATGTTTTTTCTTATTTTTTTGAACGTAATCTCACTGATAACCTTTGGAGTGGACAAACTCAAAAGCATGAGCAAACGATGGAGAATCCCTGAATCACACCTTTTATTGGTTGCATTTTTTGGACCCTTTGGAGCGTATGTAGCAATGTTACTGTTTCGCCACAAAATCCGCAAAATCAAATTCCTTTTGGTCCCGTTATTTGTGTTCATACAACTGTATTTGATAATCAATTTTCAACTCATGCAAATAGCCTAA
- a CDS encoding amino acid permease: protein MLKRSLDLFGATFYGVGIILGAGIYVLIGSAVGLAGNSVWMSFVIGAVISSFTGLSYAELSTMFPKAAAEFIFVKNAFKNELLAFLTGWLIIFSGIVSIATVSLGFSSYFNALFDFSKVLTAVFLVVLLSVLNFVGIKQSSRVNILFTAIEVSGLLLVIILGFGQFGQVNYLEVPNVSGVFAAAALVFFAYLGFENVVNIAEETKNPSKTIPRALIISIIITTVFYVLVALAVVNLASWETLGGVDAPLAYAVSTVLGSNGFTLLSYVALFATANTVLIGLIVGSRMIYGMAKDTAFPVLLSKIHQKTRTPWVAILCMMLFSSIFILLENIDLVANLTSLGVFFTFALVNLSVIVLRYKKPNVKRPFKVPLKIGSLPVVPFLGLLSCLLMVTQFNFNVILAGSVVLGLGSLFFFLYQKS, encoded by the coding sequence ATGCTAAAAAGAAGTCTAGACCTTTTTGGGGCAACTTTTTATGGTGTTGGAATAATTCTTGGAGCCGGAATATATGTTTTAATTGGGTCCGCAGTTGGGCTAGCTGGAAATTCAGTTTGGATGTCTTTTGTCATTGGAGCAGTAATTAGTTCTTTCACTGGATTAAGTTATGCAGAACTTTCAACCATGTTTCCAAAAGCAGCAGCTGAATTTATTTTTGTTAAGAACGCATTCAAAAATGAGTTGTTAGCTTTTCTTACTGGATGGTTGATAATTTTTTCGGGCATAGTTTCAATTGCAACTGTTTCCCTTGGTTTTTCCAGTTACTTCAATGCCCTTTTTGATTTTTCAAAAGTGTTAACAGCAGTTTTTTTGGTTGTTTTACTTTCAGTCCTGAATTTTGTTGGCATAAAACAGTCTTCCCGAGTCAATATCTTGTTTACAGCAATAGAAGTCAGTGGCTTGTTATTAGTAATAATTTTGGGATTTGGGCAATTTGGACAGGTTAATTATCTTGAAGTTCCCAATGTTTCAGGGGTTTTTGCAGCTGCTGCTTTGGTGTTTTTTGCGTATTTGGGCTTTGAGAACGTTGTTAACATTGCAGAGGAGACAAAAAATCCTTCGAAGACTATTCCTAGGGCTTTGATTATTTCAATCATTATTACCACAGTTTTTTATGTTCTAGTGGCATTAGCGGTGGTTAATTTGGCGAGTTGGGAGACCTTGGGCGGGGTTGATGCTCCATTAGCTTACGCAGTTTCTACAGTTTTGGGTTCTAACGGGTTTACTTTGTTGTCATATGTTGCGCTTTTTGCTACTGCAAACACAGTTTTAATCGGTTTGATAGTAGGTTCACGAATGATTTACGGCATGGCAAAAGATACTGCGTTTCCTGTATTGCTTTCAAAGATTCATCAAAAAACACGGACTCCTTGGGTAGCAATTTTGTGCATGATGTTATTTTCGTCGATTTTTATTTTGTTAGAGAACATAGATTTGGTAGCTAACTTGACTAGTCTGGGTGTTTTCTTTACTTTTGCTCTTGTTAATCTGTCAGTTATAGTATTAAGATATAAAAAGCCGAATGTGAAAAGACCCTTCAAGGTTCCATTGAAAATTGGAAGCTTACCAGTTGTACCTTTTTTAGGGTTGTTGTCTTGTTTGTTGATGGTAACCCAATTTAATTTTAACGTTATCTTAGCAGGTTCGGTTGTTTTGGGTTTAGGATCACTTTTCTTTTTCCTTTATCAGAAAAGTTGA
- a CDS encoding NAD(P)/FAD-dependent oxidoreductase: protein MKTIVVIGGGVAGLTAGIFAQKNGFKSIVLEKNHTVGGECTGWDRQGYHVDGCIHWLVGTKEGTPLRQLWDEVGALDRVEIYDPESFMVVEHDGVTVHFYRDLKKLKQSWLEISPEDSESIENFCKDIEKLHSFLMPVGKPIDMMNIIEKFKFLLSMKDAGYVMKKFGKISVVGFAENFKHPALRTAIASFLPEGDFSAFSVIFPLGTFTGGQSSIPLGGSKALALRMANRYLSLGGSIQTSCEAMELSINEPRVKSVTCQNGRTFEADYFVVACDAKVLYDCLLKRKYLDPQFEKRYNDPEIYPLTSNIYIAIGYAGKMDNVPRTFKFPVRALNIKQNQKPMEHLQMTHYGYEPRFAPKGHTVITVAINQFEPELLQWEKLSKDKKAYIKEKNRIGQAVIHAIEARFPHMIGKLELLDVATPHTYKKYCNAYKGAFMGFWPTIHGKTMVHTGKIKKLKNIFLSGQWLQPPGGLPVAAVTGKDTIMRICKAEGIAWS, encoded by the coding sequence ATGAAAACGATTGTCGTAATCGGAGGGGGGGTAGCTGGACTGACTGCAGGTATTTTTGCTCAGAAGAATGGTTTTAAGAGCATAGTTCTTGAGAAGAACCATACTGTAGGGGGAGAATGCACAGGTTGGGATCGTCAGGGCTATCATGTTGACGGATGTATTCATTGGTTGGTCGGGACAAAAGAAGGTACTCCTTTAAGACAGTTATGGGATGAAGTTGGGGCTCTTGACAGAGTGGAAATCTATGATCCTGAAAGCTTTATGGTTGTAGAACATGACGGTGTAACGGTCCATTTTTACCGTGATTTGAAGAAACTCAAACAGAGCTGGCTTGAGATTTCTCCCGAAGATAGTGAGAGTATAGAAAATTTTTGTAAGGATATTGAAAAACTTCATTCTTTCTTGATGCCTGTCGGGAAGCCAATTGACATGATGAACATCATCGAGAAGTTCAAGTTTCTCCTTTCAATGAAAGATGCTGGTTATGTGATGAAAAAATTCGGAAAAATTAGTGTTGTTGGTTTTGCAGAAAACTTCAAACATCCGGCTCTTAGGACAGCAATTGCTTCTTTTCTGCCAGAAGGTGATTTCAGCGCTTTTTCAGTAATTTTTCCTTTAGGAACCTTTACTGGTGGGCAGTCATCAATTCCTCTCGGCGGTTCAAAGGCACTTGCTCTTCGTATGGCAAATCGTTATCTATCTCTTGGAGGTTCAATACAAACATCGTGTGAAGCTATGGAGCTTAGCATTAATGAACCCCGCGTGAAAAGTGTAACATGCCAAAATGGAAGAACTTTTGAGGCTGATTACTTTGTTGTTGCCTGTGATGCAAAAGTCCTTTATGATTGCCTGCTCAAAAGGAAATATCTCGATCCTCAATTTGAAAAAAGGTACAACGATCCCGAAATTTATCCGCTAACATCTAACATTTACATCGCTATCGGATACGCAGGGAAAATGGATAATGTCCCAAGGACATTTAAATTTCCTGTGAGAGCACTAAATATAAAACAGAACCAGAAACCGATGGAACACTTACAGATGACCCATTACGGATATGAACCCCGTTTTGCTCCCAAGGGACATACTGTTATAACTGTCGCTATCAACCAGTTTGAACCAGAACTTTTGCAGTGGGAAAAACTTTCGAAAGATAAAAAAGCATACATAAAAGAAAAAAACCGCATTGGACAAGCTGTTATACACGCTATAGAAGCCCGTTTTCCACATATGATAGGTAAACTCGAACTGCTTGATGTTGCTACACCTCATACCTACAAGAAGTACTGTAATGCATACAAAGGAGCATTTATGGGATTCTGGCCTACCATTCATGGAAAAACAATGGTTCATACAGGCAAGATCAAAAAACTCAAAAACATCTTCTTGAGCGGACAATGGTTACAACCCCCCGGAGGACTTCCCGTCGCTGCAGTTACTGGCAAGGATACCATAATGAGAATATGCAAAGCAGAGGGCATAGCGTGGAGTTAA
- a CDS encoding AAA family ATPase: MADDKQNRIPKNEKTGTNVNMQETEGLPNFITPIIPKMSIEDLPKEESNKLHKIIAQVKKYQKPILKPNSTGLKMVLLFVGSNGTGKTLVAEALATTLGISLFRVDLSVVVSKYVGETEKNLAKIFEAAEESRSILFFDEVDALFRKHTEVRESHDRYAQVDFDFLLQRLKSYQGLLILDTKKVDNLDPSLKKCFKMSIFCFQKKRDLRC, translated from the coding sequence ATGGCAGATGACAAGCAGAATCGTATACCAAAAAATGAGAAAACTGGCACCAATGTTAATATGCAAGAAACTGAAGGGTTGCCCAATTTTATCACACCAATAATTCCAAAAATGAGTATTGAAGATCTTCCAAAAGAAGAATCAAATAAACTTCATAAAATTATAGCTCAAGTAAAGAAGTATCAGAAACCTATTCTAAAACCCAACTCTACTGGATTGAAAATGGTTCTGTTGTTTGTAGGTTCAAATGGGACTGGCAAAACATTGGTTGCTGAAGCTCTAGCTACTACTTTGGGTATATCTCTTTTTAGGGTCGATCTTTCCGTCGTGGTGAGTAAATATGTTGGAGAAACAGAGAAGAATCTTGCGAAAATTTTCGAAGCAGCTGAAGAAAGCAGAAGTATCCTGTTTTTTGACGAAGTTGATGCTCTCTTTAGGAAACATACTGAAGTTCGAGAAAGTCACGATCGATATGCACAAGTGGATTTTGATTTTTTATTGCAAAGGTTGAAGTCATATCAAGGTCTGCTGATACTGGACACAAAAAAGGTTGATAATTTAGATCCATCATTAAAGAAATGCTTCAAAATGTCAATCTTCTGTTTCCAGAAGAAAAGAGATCTAAGATGTTAA
- a CDS encoding CBS domain-containing protein, which translates to MRVLKDLKTEFPSIVDRAYREYKRHRKVEEIMSKDVLTIGLDTKMDEAAKIMGNKHVGSLIVTNYETPVGIVTERDLLSDILVHDKNPAEIAAKDVMSYPLTTIGPEVQIKKAAQIMIKQKSRLAVFDFGHLKGIITASDLIRSLPDAPETRLKVDEYMSKHVITADEKTPIKTIMKMMGEKRIGSVIITKKDRPHMSIFTERDLLTTFLAKGKSLNVSVGTASSSPLITAPLGISVHKTASIMAANKIKRLPITENGELAGIVTARDLVEAYAQ; encoded by the coding sequence ATGCGAGTTTTAAAAGATTTGAAAACAGAGTTCCCTAGCATTGTTGATCGTGCATACCGTGAATACAAGCGACATAGAAAAGTTGAAGAAATTATGAGTAAAGACGTTTTAACCATCGGACTTGACACCAAAATGGATGAAGCAGCAAAAATAATGGGAAATAAGCATGTTGGTAGTTTGATTGTAACAAATTATGAAACACCAGTAGGCATAGTTACCGAACGAGATTTACTAAGCGATATTTTAGTCCATGATAAAAACCCTGCTGAAATCGCTGCAAAGGATGTTATGTCATATCCTCTAACCACGATAGGTCCAGAGGTTCAAATAAAAAAGGCAGCTCAAATTATGATTAAACAAAAAAGTAGGCTTGCTGTTTTTGATTTTGGTCATCTTAAAGGAATCATCACTGCTTCCGATCTTATCCGAAGTCTTCCAGATGCCCCTGAAACACGCCTTAAAGTTGACGAATACATGTCCAAGCATGTTATCACTGCAGACGAAAAAACCCCAATAAAAACTATAATGAAAATGATGGGTGAAAAACGAATTGGTAGTGTCATAATCACCAAAAAAGACCGTCCGCACATGAGTATATTTACAGAACGTGACCTTCTTACGACATTTTTGGCTAAGGGAAAATCCCTGAATGTTTCAGTGGGCACAGCATCTTCTTCACCGTTGATTACTGCTCCTTTAGGAATAAGCGTACACAAAACAGCTTCTATCATGGCGGCAAACAAAATAAAACGATTGCCAATAACTGAAAATGGAGAACTTGCGGGAATAGTAACTGCACGCGACTTGGTTGAAGCTTATGCACAATAA